The genome window taaaatttaaaaataatataagaacAAATTAAAAATCCAGCTGAATATTGTTCAATTTAACAacagataataaaattaaattaacaatCTTAAATTAAGTTCATACTATTAAGCTCGCGTAATACATTCTAATTTCATTCCAATATGATCAATTtgatcacaaataaaaaaaaaatatcaatcaatatatatatatatataaaggaggatgcgggcgtctccaggactgttcgattcagtcttctgatttttctcaaattttggagagaaatatataattataattaaaaaaaatcaggttTAAGAATTCTTAAGATAATATAGTTCTTTTCTTAACGAATTCTAAAGCTAATACTctagaatataaaaaaaaatcataaaaataatacgaTTCTTTCTCGTATTTAGCAATcataaaagtaatataattcttatttttaattaccAGCTTACTAACGGAGTCGACCACGATAGCTCCGCATCATCATTCTATAAGGCCACGGTTACGGGAGTCTCTGCAAACTTTccgtttaatttttctaatttttcgaGAGTCACTGGACTTACATGGCGTTAAGGTTACGGGAGTCTCTACAAACTTTccgtttaatttttctaattttttgagagaaaatatgtaaaataactaaaaaatagtaattgtaaaatacatataattctaagtagttaagaaataagaattctaacaaaaatataataactaaaatctatgaaattctaagtagttaataaataggaatcttaaaaaaaaaaagataattctaaacaattaagaaatatgaatcttaaagaaaaatataatagctaaaatctatgaaattggatatatttaactaattataattataattttatcataatgtaaataATTCTTGATTACTATTGAGTTTGAAGGGAgtgcggcccaaattaatttttatctaaataattataaattttttattagtattatgtttgacgggaaagcggctaaaataattttttatctaagttataatataatttttttctaaaacggGCCGAcagcttaaaataattttttatccaattataatctttaactttatcataattataataaattttattagtaGTGTGTTTGACGGTAGGCCgattcaaactaatatctatattataattttttgttgttagtattgtgtttgacaagagagcggctcaaactaatttttatctatattattatatttaattttatcataattataatagttcttgattaatattgtctttgatgaGAGGGCGggtcaaataatttttattattagtattgtattttacatgagggccacttaaacaaatttttacgttaaattataattttttttattaatgatagaTTTAACGGGAGCAtggctcaaaataatttttatgcaattataataataattcgtatcaaaattattaaaaaagattCTTGATTAATAGTATTGTGTTtcaggggagggcggcccaaattaatctttatcataaattttctattagtattatgtttgacgagaaaatggttaaaacaatttttcatctaagttataatgtatttttttattaaaatgaaaccacggcttaaaataatttttatccgattataatctttaactttatcataattataataatttttcattagtattgtgtttgacgggctactcaaactaatatctaaattataattttttgtaattagtattgtgtttgacaagagactgggtcaaactaatttttatctatattattatatttaattttatcataattataataattattgattaatattatctttgatgggagggcggtttaaacaattttttttattagtattgtatttgacaAGAGGgcctaatattttttattaataatatgtttCACGGtaacatgactcaaaataacttttacgCAATTATAATACTTTCgtgtcaaaatttataaaaaattcataacgccgccacgaagcgcggctttattcactagtttgAAATCAAATTCATAATATGAACCAGTATAATCAATGAGGATTATTGTTATTGATCATAAATTATTATACCGATTCATATTGAGAAGTACTGAACAGCGTGAAACCAGATACAGAGAAAAAAGAGCACATAGATGCATTGGCGGAGCCAAgaccaaatatataaaaagacatTATAAATTTCTTTAACAAAACATGTCTTGAAGCCAACTGAGAGGCGAGAGAAGAAGTACTTAAGGATGGGGTATGTGGGAAGATCAAcacctaaaaataataattatatagtttCAGATGGGTCACATGTTAATAATACATGTGAGATCCATAaaacaaaaattgtttttttaaaaatggcaGGGGCACGTGCCCCCAAGTGTCCTCATGTGGCACCGCCACTGTATAGATGCAATTATACATTATTagagattataattataatttatatgatataatacATCTAACGTATTAAATTCGAGTCATGATatatactaatttttatttaatatggatgaaaatatttttaaagaaagtAAGCCGGACCtaaacaattttattttcattcattCAATTAAATAGACCGACTTTTCACATCAAACTATGCCcaataaacataattaaattgGATTTAAATTTTTAGGTTCGCTTTTACTCATAAAAAATTACGCTTTGGACGAAAAAGACTTGCACGCCCAAATGCACAACAACACAAGTATGAGCACCGAAAAAAATGTGCACAAAAATGGAATGGTTCCCCTTGTTTTGCTGAAGCGGTGGTTCTTGTCTTATTCATTTACTACCGGCAATGTTTATCTGTTCCACGCTGCTTGTCTTGTTGTGCCGTTATTACGTTTCAGTCTCTCTGCGCATCCCGGCAGCAACATAAAACACCAATTTAAGGTGACCAAAGAAAGTCAGTTTGAACCGCAATATAATAAGAAAACAGATTGAATTTACTATTTTACATCCATTGAACTGTTTCATGTGTTAACGTAACTTCGTAGAGGCGAATTATTTACTTTCTCACTCTTTCTTTTCGAATAATAATCGTTCTATGAAAATATCTGTATTTTGAGGTGTATAGTTTCTGTTAATGTGGATGATAATTACtataaatttgattaattatgaatatttttaacattttactACATAGTTCTTATGTCATGAAGATGGGGAATTGAAAGTGAAACACGGTAAAATTCGAAAATTGTCACTACTACTGGTCTCTTAGGATCATCCTTATAGAATAAGATATAACATTACTACATAGTGGCTACTTATTTGAAGAAAATATGGCTCCTCTTTGGTGCAGGTATGAAAAAATTTACCGAAAAGAAGTGATAAGCATGACTGATTATTTGATAAGGTTTTAAATTTGTTGGATCACCTAGGTAAAAAACCCAGCTGTCTTACCGTGATACGTGAGTAATATCACATAATCGGTTTTATCCTATTttccaaataaattattaatttttgaaaaatagaaataaatatattttttcttgatattgtttaatttatttctgcaaaaaaatgtcaaatgcttattaaatacttaaaactaaaagttattatataaatacgacatttttgtaatattcaattttttatattaatatttaagacGGGCCACATATGCACGATAGATTATGTTATCTATATAGTGAATTTGGTACATAAATGTAGCTATGTGCACAATATTGCATTGCATACATATTCAGTTGTGGACTAGATGACATATTCAGTCTTCAAATTCGAATTTTTCTTCCCTTTCGAGCGAGGCAGTAATAATCTGAATCGATATGAAAATGAGGAGAAGGGTGAGAAATAAGTGGATACTCGTACCGTAATATAAGCAAAAAGATAGGGGCAAATGTGATATGTAAGTCTAAATTTACAACCTGTCATCCACAGGTTTACAGCTTGGCACAAGGTTCTGTGACGCCTTCCCAGTTCCCACTGTTCCATGTATTAATACCCCAAAAGTAGAAAAGACGTAGAGATATACAACCCCACCCCCGGGCCCCACCTCACGCGTACGTGGCCACCTGGTTCACTTTACGAGACACCTCTACAACATAGTTTTCATGCCTATAAAACACCCATCTTGTCCATCCTCATTTCCAAACCAAACTCAAACAACAACACTTCTCTTCTCTTGTCCTTATAACAATGGGGATTTGTAGTTCATGCCACACTTCCAAATCAAAACCCACGGCTAAACTCATACAACAAGATGGGAATTTACAAGAATACCCTTACCCTGTCAAAGTCTCCCATGTCTTACAAAACAACCCTTCTTCTTTCATCTGTAACTCGGATGACATGGACTTTGACGACATAGTTGAGCCCATCAGTGACGAGGATGAGCTTGTTCCCGGTCAACTCTACTTTGCACTTCCGTTGACTAGGTTAAAGCGGCCGATCCGACGTGAAGAAATGGCGGCGCTGGCTGTCAAAGCTAGCAATGCGTTGAGtaaaggtggtggagataaGTGTGGGTGCGGCGGCAAGAGCTTTACTGCGGTGGTGGAGAAGCCGGGAAAGAGACAAGTGGCGGATGGTGATGTGAGGAGGCGGCGGAGTGGCGGTGGCGGAAAGCGGCGGAGTGGCACGGCGGTGTTGAGTGCTATACCGGAATAGAGATAGAATAATAAATTAGTCATTTTATATTTACTGCAATGTTTTTGTTGTAAATGAAAGTGCATGTTATGTTTATGTAGTTAGATTTAGATAACGAtgtgttgagtttttttagGTTCGTGAATCGTGAGACATGAGTCCACTTTCCGGCGAccggtttttcattttttggttCTTTTGTTACATTTTCTGTCGGCTCTTTAGAGAGCCATGTTACTGTTCAGCTGTTCTGATGAGTTAAGATAATTTCAAGTTAAAGCATTTAGATTTTTCTGATTTCTTctcgatttttatttttatttagtatatattctaattgaatatgtgtaattttaattttaaatgaagAAAATAGGAAATATTACAGTCAAATGCAAATCTAAAACAATCTGGATAATTCTAATATGAATATGTACTTgtcttatttattcaaaataaataaaatggaacaattttgatcttcaaatttcaaatttattaataatataatgatattcctgatattacttttaaaatgcAGACGGGTGCTTGATTGAGTGTTTATCACATAGATAAGTGATAAGCAATAACATGTAGGTATACTTATCAGTTTGCTTAAGCACCAAGATTTTAGCCTAGCTCGTATAACCAACATTGATTATCAATGGAATCAAAATTAAACCAAATTTCATTAGTATATCAATTATGTCCGGTGTGACAGTATATGTGACATTGCTAAACTTTAGgttcaagaaaaatcaaaagctagttgtcatccttttcatttcatttttgtttgatgATAAATTTAAGACCTATTACACCATTAGATGTtcgtttttaataaaaaaaaatatttcaaaataattttaaaatcaactatatatcatatattatatttggtcaagctaataaatatgattataaataaaagttttcaatataatttaacttttcttaatatgcgtaactttattaaaagtggacatgtaatatgAAACGGAGAAATATTGGGTCAAATCTGGGGCTTAAGCAtcattgacaaaataaaattttaacaataaagtttaaattttaaatatataaccacccctttaaaaaattagtattgttaataatagattttatatttatgattttatactTGACATGAAAAAAACTATCAATGTTTAAGGAAATTTTTTATAGTGATTAAATCTAGTTTATCAAATTCTGGTTCGTACTGCTACTTTGAGTAATTAAAAAGTAAACTTAATACATCTCCAAATAAAAAAGTTGCATGTATGTTTCAAAAAAGAAATACTCTTGATAGATGGTTCTGGAAATAATATTATCACGAGTAactatttgataaaaaaaattctttagtTAATCACACAAATACTTCCAATTGATCAGTCATTGCCGATGGTTCATGCTAGTTCTGTTTTGTCAAAACAAAATTGGGTGACAATCGAACCGCAATATGATTTGGTGAGATAAAAATTAGAACTGATTAGAAAATCTCAAATAACTTAAAACTTCAATTTTATTCGGTCTGAAATAATTTTATCTTGATATAAATCGACTTGTTAACAGGAGCACAATATATGTTATCCAAAATTACCACCCACGTAAACCACTAAGCCAGCACGTAAAGCTGATCAGGGATATTGTTAATTAGGGTAGAAATTTTCTTGGTCGAACAAggaaaccaaaattttgttggTACAGAGTAAAGTTTATATCAGTGTGTACTGAAAACAAACGGGCATTGGTGAATGGTGATGAATTGATGAGTCCAAATTTGAGAGTCTCAAGACATAGGATTCCACAATTTATTTAAGTCCATTTATGACTTACTATCTTCTATCACACTCCATGCAAAACAAAATTTACAATATTAATGGTACAAAAATCTAATGTATTCCGAAGGTGAATGGTTCATGAAAAAGGATGTCGAACGGGGCAACTTGCAGTTAATTTGCTCCTTGCGAAGTccctataatatttaaaaatatgtaaatacttCATGACTTCCGTCCATACAcatcatacacatatataatgataaatgACAACCTCCGTCCAATCTGGTTGATGATCAATATGTGCAAAACTGTAGCTTAATGGTAAGATGCGCACTAGCTATGCCGCTTCACCCTCATCACCCATTGTGCCAATTGCCAATGCCACACAGGGATGCATCACCCTAATTATGTTACTTTTGAGCCTCAATACGGGTTCAACTTTTGTCTACACACATGTGATATACCAGTGATACACCATACCGATCGAAGGAGCAGTGCTCTTCTAGATGGTTGCTTCACACGTATAGAAATCTACACGAAAATATCTACGGTGATTTCGTTAGCAACAAATATtagtatttcaaaaaaaaaaaaaaaattagcgcTTATTTTTATGCTGAGTAATAATATCCTGTTATTACAAGAGTAGCATCCCCTCCGAAGTGTTATACTGTTATTACACTGACGTAGTGACGTTACGAGTGTTCAAGAATTTAGAATTATGATTTACTCCACctgttttataatatatgatgTTTAACTTTTTGgaacaaatttttaaatactttaatCGTGTAttcaaaagtattatttttaaaatttactttttccgAATAAacatatgtaatcaaaattttaattcacaacagaaaaaatcaattaaaaataataatttttacgatccggtcaacccacctaaagtTAGATACCCAAGTtaaaagtgtcatataaaaaaacagaggaGTAAGAAATAACGTCAAAAtctagaaaaaatattttatgaataatttatgacttatgaataaattttatcaaggtaaatttaacaaaattagGTGACTTAAAAAATAACTCAAACATATATTGGAAAAGAACCCTCACTCTCAAAAACTAGAGTTTAAGAAACCGTCTCATATCCTTTGTCTTGTCTTTTTTCAAGCTAGTTAAGGGCTTCTACTGGTTTTATCTCCGGTGAAAAGCCCAAACCCTTCGTTTTCTTTCGTCCGTTGATTCTCTTTCAATaaaactcattttttttttgtatttgtgtGTCTCTTCTTTTGGAGTGTGTTTGTTTGTCTCTTCTTTTGGAGTGTTTGgttatgtttttgtttaattatgttTGAATTTATTTGATGTTGGATCTGTTGAGAATGATCCTGTTGATGTTTTGGGGATCTGGAAAACCCACATCAAATATCAGTCGGTGATAATTACGACAAGAGCTCATCTTTCACCACCAAATATTGCTCATCCGTAAGGGGTTGCATGTCTGTAGCTTGTAtgcggcatgtagatagctcgGGTGTCGCACCTCCAATATCAATATATGAGATTAGGGTTTCAGAACATTAGTCTAATAATGACTTTTATGTAATAAGGTATACGGTGATGTTGGTACAATTTGGATCGCTTGGAATATCTATacaggctcatgatcaaatacaaaccaatcttaaaataaaaactaaaaaccactacTGAAACTCCTTAAATTAATAAAGGCACTCCACCCACACTTATAACCCAGCATAACAACCCCCACCTAGATCTGCCGCACATCTTTCCCCTCCTTCCACGTCTGCTGTGACACTCAGACCAACACTACCACCCACCTCACCGcaccatcatcttcatcaattttgtccctctctctccctgtcACTATCCTTGCCGTCTCTCCACCATCACATCCTCCGTCCGCTCTCCGACATCCCTTTcgacaatctctctctctctctctctcttcaatCTCATGAACGAACTAGACTGTGTCATGGATTATAGCATTGTTAAAGCTTTGATATACCTGTTGATATATTTAAAGGAATCACTGATTTCTgctgtacaaattagtgatatgcaCTTTAGAAATTattgatattctctttaaaatttagtgatttgtgttgtaaAATTGGTGAAATTTCCAAGAATCGGTGAAAATCGGTGAATTTGTTCTTATACTCGATTCTGGTGCCGGTGGCGATGCTGGAGATAGTGGAGGTGTGGGTAAAGATGAAGGCGGTGGATATGAGCTAATAGAGCAACAATTTCAGCAAGAGTGTGTTCGGCAGATttgatatataaacaaaatcgaGCAATGCCTTTAAATTGGCAGTAAAGCAATGGAGATGGCGGAGATGAAGACGACAGAGGTGGGGGAGGTGACGCAGGAGGAGAAGGTTGGAGGGGATGGTGGAGGTGGAGTGGATGTTGGTGGTGGAGGCAGACTGGAGGGATGACGGACATGGAGGAGTCGCATTGGAGGGACGACAGACGTGGAGATCAAGGCGGCGGACTGGAGTTGCCAGAAGCAGAGGCTCATTAGCTTGAGATGATGGAGGTGAAAGTGGGGTTGTTAAAAGATTTAATGAAATCATGTTTAGATTTTAGTGATATTGCAACcgagtttttagtttgtagttgaATAAGACACCCTCTCTTTCTGTATTTATATAATACTAGCCTATAatccgtgcgaagcacgggcgaccatattatttctatttttttatttgtaagcttaatatcattttttgtgttttattattaatttaatataatggtattaaattatattaactgattggttatattcacttttgaaagtttggcttgtacaatatttttctctattataaaatatttttaagcataataAAAAAGTACAATGGCAATACGATTTAGCAATAACATGAACAGCTTAATGATTGATCACAATCATTTACAAACCATCCAAATGTAAAAATATCTCTAATTCTTACTCACATTATGGTCAATTTCAGATACATAAATGGTGCAACGAATATTTTCATCTCTTTGAGACTTAAAAGTTTTCCACTTATCCGCTTCCTTCCCCGGTTGAAGTTAGTTCTTCTCTATTGAAACAAAATTcgaaaactaaaatataaatcatattgacattgtataaaaaatacttttaatcaCCGGAAAGGCCTCAGCAATCTCATGCACTTTAATCAGAACCATGGAAGAAATCTCCTCCGCAGCAAATTGTTTATCCTCACCTTTGTAAGATACAGTACTAAAAAATTTCACTATATTTCAATATAATTCAGAtcctaaaaaattaaaaaataattgctTTTTTTAAGTAGATGAGGACACTTAACTCACAAAACAGAGTCAAATGAATGCCACTTCATTCTTCAAGTCCTGTTCAAAACTTGGCAAGGGAGCATTCCTTTGGGAGGTTGTTTTCAAATCTCTTATTATCTTGGCAATAATCATATATGAGATGATATTTTCTCACCAACTTGAACCACCTTCTTTGTGTCTGGCTTAATGACCTAAACCTCCTTATGCTATCAATTTGTCAAGCTTTCTCTGCAAAACCTTGCATTCCCTTTCCACACACAAGCATCAATCTGGTAGTTCCTGAATGAGGTATTGAAGGGACCCTTTGACCAATTAATACGTTCTGCTATCCTATAGGCTCACTTTAATGCTCATTGGTTGCCACATTGGATATTCAACTCCCTTGTCAGCATAGTTCCTGCATGTCCTTATGGGAACAAAATCCACCATGAACCTACACCGAGTACAAATAAATAGATTAGTACAAATAAATAGATTGCTTATATGCTTGTGCATCATTTTCTGAGATtatacatataatcaaaaaaaaattcatcgtTTGAAAATTCACTTACACAATTTGGTAAAGATTCCAGAGGATGGAGTATGTTTGAAAATCCTTCGTCGGGTCAAACCACAAATATATCCTTTCTTCTCTATTGTCAAAGCCATCAGCAAAAATATTGGTCTGAAGTATGTAAGGCTGCCCGTACACATTTCCAAGTAACTCAAAATCTATTTCATCGTGATTAGGCTGATCACATGTAagctgcaatcacaaagacatTCTTATCTATATTTCTCAAATTGTGAGTTCTTAGGGGACATGTCACAATGTCCATCATGTGATTTCATCAGTAATGTGCATATGCTAGCTTAACATGATGTACTACATTCACtgttatattacatatattgtGTATGTAGAAACATGGCCAATTAAGAAGGTGAGTTGCAGGATTTATTTGTCATCTGCAATCTAGGAGTAATTAGCTTTACTCAAATATAAATACACAAACTCTCCCACCTTGTGAGGTATAAGGGCTTCAGTATTATCATAGCCTATTATCTCTGTAGCCAAATTATATGTCCATCACATTTGATGTTTCGTCTGCTCCCGCTCCTAATGATGCACACTCTGTCCGGACAACCACTCACACCTAAGTTGTTATATAATTGACCTGGTCTTCTCGATTTGGATCAACTTTAGCTGCCGAGTGAGAATTGGGTACTTGGGAGATTCTCCTAAAAAATCAGTTGAGATGCGGATAACTCTTTTTTTCGGACCTGGCTTGCGAATTCCATGACATTGGAATATTAGTTATACATTTGTAGTTATATGGGCTATGGACAGTAGAGAACCTTCAGGACCATGTCAAGAAATTTACTCAGATTTGGGTGATTAGTCCCTGTATCTATGAATTAGCACCAAATAACAGTAATACTTGGACCTATTTACTATGAtactatatatgagagaaaatctACAGAATACCAATCACACATCAGAAAATATAGAAAACACTTGAAACTTCAAACTTCTTGCTGGACGCAGCATTGACACCAAAACATGATAGGATTTCAGCCTTTAGACTAAATACCACGAAACTAATCAACTTACAACCAGTTTATAAAATTACATTCCTTCGCAATCATTGCATAGATATTAAAGACCAAAATATGAGATCTTCATTGCACATAGATAAAAAGATGCTGCAAAGCACATTTA of Daucus carota subsp. sativus chromosome 3, DH1 v3.0, whole genome shotgun sequence contains these proteins:
- the LOC108213782 gene encoding uncharacterized protein LOC108213782, with protein sequence MGICSSCHTSKSKPTAKLIQQDGNLQEYPYPVKVSHVLQNNPSSFICNSDDMDFDDIVEPISDEDELVPGQLYFALPLTRLKRPIRREEMAALAVKASNALSKGGGDKCGCGGKSFTAVVEKPGKRQVADGDVRRRRSGGGGKRRSGTAVLSAIPE